A region from the Melioribacter roseus P3M-2 genome encodes:
- the purM gene encoding phosphoribosylformylglycinamidine cyclo-ligase has protein sequence MAVNYKDAGVNIEAGEKTVDKIKGYAKSTFNENVLSGIGHFGAFYQIDLKRWKNPVLVSSVDGVGTKIKIAFKMNRHDTIGQDLVNHCVNDIAVCGAEPQYFMDYLAFGKLEPEKAEQIFKGFSIACKENGVALIGGETAEMPGLYAPDEYDISGTIVGIVEKEKIIDGSRVKKGDALIGLPSTGLHTNGYSLARKALFDKFKPEDKFDEFEGSLGDELLKIHKSYLKSINILKENLNVAAFSHITGGGIIGNTKRVVPEGLTIKIDWNSWEVPPIFKLIQKTGEIDDEEMRHVFNLGIGLIAILDKNDVDKALDLLKTAGEHGRIIGEIV, from the coding sequence GTGGCAGTTAACTACAAGGACGCCGGGGTTAATATAGAAGCCGGCGAAAAAACCGTCGACAAAATAAAAGGATATGCCAAGTCGACGTTTAACGAAAACGTATTAAGCGGTATCGGACATTTCGGCGCTTTTTATCAAATTGACCTTAAACGCTGGAAAAATCCCGTTCTCGTTTCGAGCGTCGACGGCGTAGGCACAAAAATTAAAATCGCTTTCAAAATGAACCGTCACGATACAATCGGACAGGATCTCGTAAATCATTGCGTAAACGACATTGCCGTTTGCGGCGCCGAACCGCAATATTTTATGGATTATCTGGCATTCGGAAAACTCGAGCCCGAAAAAGCCGAACAAATCTTCAAAGGATTTTCGATTGCATGCAAAGAAAACGGAGTGGCTCTTATCGGGGGCGAAACCGCCGAGATGCCCGGCCTCTACGCGCCGGACGAATATGACATATCCGGTACGATCGTCGGCATTGTAGAAAAGGAAAAAATCATAGACGGTTCCCGCGTTAAAAAAGGAGACGCGCTCATCGGACTACCTTCGACCGGGTTGCACACAAACGGATATTCGCTTGCCCGAAAAGCGCTTTTCGATAAGTTCAAACCGGAAGACAAATTCGACGAATTCGAAGGCTCCCTCGGCGACGAACTTCTTAAAATCCATAAGTCGTATCTGAAATCGATTAATATTCTGAAAGAAAATTTAAACGTTGCGGCGTTTTCGCACATTACAGGCGGCGGAATAATCGGCAATACGAAAAGAGTGGTTCCCGAAGGGTTGACGATCAAAATCGATTGGAACTCGTGGGAAGTTCCGCCGATATTCAAACTTATTCAAAAAACCGGCGAAATTGACGACGAAGAGATGAGACACGTTTTCAATCTGGGTATAGGGCTCATTGCCATTCTGGACAAAAACGACGTCGACAAAGCTCTCGATTTGCTCAAAACTGCGGGCGAACACGGACGAATTATCGGAGAAATTGTTTAA
- the coaD gene encoding pantetheine-phosphate adenylyltransferase, translating into MAKVIYPGTFDPVTNGHIDIVERASELFDEVVVTVANNPMKTALFSVEERLEMLRESLKDIKNVEVDSFNGLVVEHAKQVGAIGIIRGLRAVSDFEYEFQMALMNRKLAGDITTILLMPHDKYTYLNSTIVRNLAQFHGNVSDFVPAIVEKKLKEKFGY; encoded by the coding sequence ATGGCAAAAGTAATTTATCCCGGAACTTTCGACCCCGTTACAAACGGACATATCGATATAGTGGAAAGAGCGAGCGAACTTTTCGACGAGGTGGTGGTAACGGTTGCCAATAATCCGATGAAAACGGCTCTGTTTTCGGTCGAGGAACGATTGGAAATGCTGCGTGAAAGCTTGAAAGATATTAAAAATGTCGAAGTGGATTCTTTTAACGGATTGGTCGTGGAGCATGCAAAACAGGTGGGGGCTATCGGCATAATCAGAGGTTTGAGAGCCGTGAGCGATTTTGAGTATGAATTTCAGATGGCTTTGATGAACCGCAAACTCGCCGGGGATATTACCACTATTTTATTGATGCCTCATGATAAATACACTTATTTGAATTCCACTATAGTTAGGAATCTTGCTCAGTTTCACGGGAACGTATCGGATTTTGTCCCTGCGATAGTCGAGAAAAAATTGAAAGAAAAATTCGGCTATTAA
- the rsmD gene encoding 16S rRNA (guanine(966)-N(2))-methyltransferase RsmD yields the protein MRIISGKFKGRTIKFPKSKLVRPTTDKVKESIFNYLNNIIDFEDIKVCDIYAGSGSLGLEALSRGAGLTHFVEKDFFVSKTLRENIEALGVEDNTRIYRMEALRFSSQTVHEVYDLILADPPFFKDDIHKVVKKIIANGFLSEAGIMIIERSIQTYEKDKTEFEREPIKKLGDSLIYQFDFR from the coding sequence ATGAGAATTATATCCGGAAAATTCAAAGGCAGAACGATTAAATTTCCCAAATCGAAATTGGTAAGACCGACTACGGACAAAGTTAAGGAATCGATTTTTAATTACCTGAACAACATAATCGACTTCGAAGATATAAAAGTGTGCGATATATATGCAGGATCCGGCTCGCTGGGGCTCGAAGCTCTGAGCCGGGGCGCGGGATTGACGCACTTCGTTGAAAAAGATTTTTTTGTTTCGAAAACGCTCAGGGAAAACATAGAAGCTTTGGGAGTGGAAGATAATACGCGAATCTATCGTATGGAAGCTCTCAGATTTTCTAGTCAAACCGTTCACGAAGTTTACGATTTGATATTAGCCGACCCTCCATTTTTCAAGGACGACATCCATAAAGTTGTTAAAAAAATAATCGCGAACGGATTTTTGTCGGAAGCCGGCATTATGATCATAGAGCGTTCGATTCAGACATACGAAAAAGACAAAACGGAATTCGAACGCGAACCGATAAAAAAACTGGGCGACAGTTTGATTTATCAGTTTGATTTTCGATGA
- a CDS encoding TatD family hydrolase: protein MFIDTHAHLFYPNFNDDLEEVIRNARQAGVDYILVPATDLASAAQAIELADKYDFIYASVGIHPHDTNEWEDSLIDKLRDLSKHEKIVAIGEIGLDYYYDFSPREKQIKAFEAQIELALELKLPIIVHNREASDDIMEIIEKYKDTPLKAQFHCFSGSLEEARKLIELRHFVSFTGNITFSKANTLRNIVKKISVENMLLETDSPFMTPAPHRGKRNEPSYIRLIAEKIAELHDITVEDVARTTNYNAYKLFGIGKKPELSYTYKIGNSLYVNVTNRCNADCIFCDRKGDAVINGYNLKMKKSEEPEARVYIKEIGDPKQYKEVVFCGYGEPTIRWDVVKEVACYVKENGGKTRLNTDGHGNYINKRDITPELEGLIDVVSISLNSVDPEQYAKLMRVDPSMHAEMLDFARKAKKYSKVVMSIVGINGVDAERAKKFVAEELGVEFREREYF, encoded by the coding sequence ATGTTTATAGATACTCACGCTCATTTATTCTATCCTAATTTTAACGACGACCTCGAAGAAGTTATCCGAAATGCGCGTCAGGCGGGCGTAGATTACATACTCGTTCCGGCAACCGATCTGGCTTCCGCAGCACAGGCAATTGAACTTGCCGATAAATACGACTTCATTTATGCATCCGTCGGAATTCATCCGCACGATACAAACGAATGGGAAGATTCGTTGATCGACAAGCTGAGAGACCTATCGAAACACGAAAAAATTGTGGCTATAGGCGAAATCGGACTCGATTATTATTACGATTTTTCTCCCCGGGAGAAACAAATTAAAGCTTTCGAAGCGCAAATAGAACTCGCGCTCGAATTGAAGCTTCCCATTATCGTACACAACCGCGAAGCTTCGGACGACATAATGGAGATAATCGAAAAATATAAAGACACTCCTTTGAAAGCCCAGTTCCATTGTTTTTCGGGAAGCCTGGAAGAAGCTCGAAAGTTAATTGAACTGAGACATTTCGTTTCGTTTACCGGCAACATTACTTTCAGCAAGGCAAACACACTCAGAAATATCGTCAAAAAGATTTCCGTTGAAAACATGCTTCTCGAAACCGACTCGCCGTTTATGACTCCGGCGCCTCACAGAGGCAAAAGAAACGAACCTTCTTATATCAGATTAATCGCGGAGAAGATTGCCGAACTCCACGATATAACCGTTGAAGACGTAGCAAGGACGACCAATTATAATGCGTACAAACTTTTCGGCATCGGAAAAAAACCGGAGCTTAGTTATACTTATAAAATCGGCAATTCGCTCTACGTCAACGTTACGAACAGGTGCAATGCCGACTGTATTTTCTGCGACAGAAAAGGCGACGCTGTAATTAACGGCTATAATCTGAAGATGAAAAAATCGGAAGAACCGGAGGCTCGCGTTTATATTAAAGAAATCGGCGATCCGAAGCAATACAAAGAAGTTGTATTTTGCGGCTACGGAGAACCTACAATCAGATGGGACGTTGTAAAGGAAGTTGCCTGTTATGTCAAAGAAAACGGCGGAAAGACTCGACTCAATACCGACGGACACGGAAATTATATTAACAAACGCGATATTACTCCGGAACTCGAGGGATTAATAGACGTAGTATCGATAAGTTTGAATTCCGTCGACCCCGAACAATATGCCAAATTAATGAGAGTCGATCCTTCGATGCACGCAGAGATGCTCGATTTTGCGCGGAAGGCAAAAAAATATTCTAAAGTCGTAATGTCTATTGTGGGCATCAACGGCGTCGACGCGGAAAGAGCAAAAAAATTCGTCGCCGAAGAACTCGGAGTTGAATTCAGAGAAAGAGAATATTTTTAG
- a CDS encoding type IV pilus biogenesis protein PilM — protein MFQNHVGINLTESKLQLVEISYKNNSFFLENIDQTALGRPFRVSSDDDENWQKKTLDILQDAFNKLPVKTNLTSRFSSFTLSNSFFTVFEIPYEHSLTRRDLMEHIKWEVSVLFPETKPEDFLVQYIEVDKSDIRKENRLIVFLLKRKLANLIKQFCLRNGLTLKYIDNAHLSSLAFFYLSKNKFIDKITFSFYIEQDYSSFMALEGVTPFYFKKYDNQSDLITSVENTIGKLSEYGVDYGKVDNFVISGQSLTDEFINKFGEKFPKKIIKVNPFEYFKTTEQVTKNPLYLSQRNSFTAATGIAIRIV, from the coding sequence GTGTTTCAAAATCATGTAGGCATAAATTTAACTGAATCAAAGCTGCAGTTAGTTGAAATAAGCTATAAAAACAATTCGTTCTTTCTGGAGAATATCGATCAGACGGCGCTCGGTCGACCATTTAGAGTTTCTTCCGACGACGATGAAAACTGGCAAAAAAAAACTCTCGATATTCTCCAGGATGCTTTTAATAAACTTCCCGTAAAAACAAATCTTACTTCCAGGTTTTCTTCTTTTACCCTTTCGAACTCCTTTTTTACGGTCTTCGAGATTCCGTACGAACATTCGCTTACCAGAAGAGATCTGATGGAGCATATCAAATGGGAAGTTTCGGTTCTGTTTCCGGAAACGAAGCCCGAGGACTTTCTTGTTCAGTATATTGAAGTCGATAAATCGGATATCCGCAAGGAAAACAGGTTGATTGTTTTTTTATTGAAGAGGAAATTGGCAAACCTGATCAAACAATTTTGTCTCCGCAACGGACTTACTTTGAAATATATCGACAACGCCCACCTGTCGTCGCTTGCGTTTTTTTATCTTTCGAAAAATAAATTTATTGATAAAATTACATTCAGCTTTTATATCGAACAGGATTATTCTTCGTTTATGGCGCTCGAAGGCGTCACTCCCTTTTATTTCAAAAAATATGACAATCAAAGCGACTTGATTACATCGGTCGAAAATACAATCGGTAAACTTTCGGAATACGGGGTCGACTACGGCAAAGTCGACAATTTTGTCATCAGCGGACAAAGCCTCACGGACGAGTTCATCAATAAATTCGGCGAAAAATTTCCCAAGAAAATTATTAAGGTCAATCCCTTCGAGTATTTCAAAACCACCGAACAGGTAACGAAGAATCCGCTCTACCTTTCGCAGCGCAATTCATTTACCGCAGCCACGGGAATTGCAATAAGGATTGTTTGA
- a CDS encoding ComEA family DNA-binding protein, whose amino-acid sequence MRCDIGLIYNFTRKLGFTQSEIRVIFYLIFFLIVGGVFNYFLRTHGSKVFLYNYKQDDSLFLSSVELDDLVHESKIIENNVDIKPELLDFRETKIRVNNNNTAESEIIPVNVNNAGIDELIKLPGIGIKTAEAIIQYRSKYGKFNKIEDLLNVKGIGSSKLETIKDKIIVK is encoded by the coding sequence TTGAGGTGCGACATCGGACTAATCTACAATTTTACGCGTAAACTCGGATTTACACAGTCGGAAATCCGGGTTATTTTCTACCTGATTTTTTTTCTTATCGTCGGGGGCGTATTCAATTATTTTCTCAGAACTCACGGCAGTAAGGTCTTTCTTTACAATTACAAGCAAGACGACAGCTTATTTTTAAGCAGCGTTGAATTGGACGACCTGGTTCACGAATCAAAAATAATCGAAAATAATGTTGATATTAAACCGGAACTTTTAGATTTTAGGGAGACAAAAATTCGGGTTAATAACAATAATACGGCAGAATCCGAGATTATACCCGTTAACGTTAATAATGCGGGAATTGACGAACTTATAAAACTGCCGGGCATCGGAATCAAGACGGCCGAAGCCATTATCCAATACCGGAGTAAATACGGCAAATTTAATAAGATTGAAGATTTGCTGAATGTAAAAGGTATTGGCAGTTCAAAACTCGAGACGATAAAAGACAAAATTATTGTAAAATAA
- the grpE gene encoding nucleotide exchange factor GrpE, with amino-acid sequence MKKKAQKKSKEEVKINQEQELNKADQNQSPEESENKESEKEKDIIKELNEKLEKLEKENSELKDTLLRKVAEFENYKRRTEQDQLNIIKYAAEPFIKNILAVYDDLERSLGHMNENNNYEAMKKGLELVFDKFTKTLEAQGVKKIEAKGQPFDFEMHEALMQQPVEGLPPHTVVDVVEPGYMYKDKVIRHAKVIVSAETPENQNNEEGQ; translated from the coding sequence ATGAAAAAGAAAGCTCAAAAAAAGAGTAAGGAAGAGGTTAAAATAAATCAGGAACAGGAACTCAATAAAGCCGATCAAAATCAGAGTCCGGAAGAATCCGAAAATAAAGAAAGCGAAAAGGAGAAGGATATTATTAAAGAATTAAATGAGAAATTAGAGAAACTGGAAAAAGAAAATTCTGAATTAAAGGATACTCTTTTAAGAAAAGTAGCGGAATTCGAAAATTATAAAAGACGCACCGAACAAGACCAGCTCAATATTATTAAATACGCCGCCGAACCTTTCATAAAGAATATTTTGGCGGTCTACGACGATCTGGAACGTTCTTTGGGTCACATGAACGAAAACAATAATTACGAAGCGATGAAAAAAGGTTTGGAGCTGGTTTTCGATAAATTCACCAAAACACTCGAGGCTCAGGGAGTTAAAAAAATAGAAGCCAAAGGCCAACCTTTCGATTTCGAAATGCACGAAGCTTTAATGCAGCAGCCTGTCGAAGGCTTGCCCCCTCACACTGTAGTGGACGTAGTTGAACCGGGCTATATGTATAAAGACAAAGTGATTCGTCATGCCAAGGTGATTGTAAGCGCCGAAACTCCCGAAAATCAAAATAACGAGGAAGGACAATAA
- the dnaJ gene encoding molecular chaperone DnaJ has translation MAKRDYYEVLGVSRDASQDEIKKAYRKLAMQYHPDRNPGNKEAEEKFKEAAEAYEVLSNAEKRAKYDRFGHGGLKGGQDFHGFDNVNDIFSHFSDIFGGAFGGSSIFDDFFGGTSSRRSQRRSTGTPGSDIKINLKLTLEEIARGTTKKIKLKKYIKCDACGGSGAKAGTGHKTCTVCNGSGEIRQVSKSIFGQFVNITTCNNCGGSGKIVAEPCVKCSGDGRVYGETTIKVNVPAGVHEGSYMTLRGEGNAGKNGGPAGDIIVVFQEQPHEYFTREGDDVIYELTISFPEAVLGTEVEVPTLTGRAKLKIEPGIQPGKFLRMREKGIQHLNSHGAGDQLVRINIHVPKKVNAKEKELLKELLNMPNIKVDN, from the coding sequence ATGGCTAAGAGAGATTATTACGAAGTCCTGGGTGTGAGCAGGGACGCTTCGCAGGATGAAATTAAGAAGGCGTACCGGAAATTGGCGATGCAATATCATCCCGACCGTAATCCGGGAAATAAGGAAGCCGAAGAAAAATTCAAAGAAGCCGCCGAAGCTTACGAAGTTTTGAGCAATGCCGAAAAAAGAGCCAAATACGACCGTTTCGGACACGGCGGATTGAAAGGCGGACAGGACTTTCACGGATTTGACAACGTCAACGATATCTTCAGTCATTTTTCCGATATTTTCGGCGGCGCTTTCGGCGGTTCTTCTATCTTCGATGATTTCTTCGGCGGTACGTCTTCAAGAAGGTCGCAAAGACGCAGTACGGGAACTCCAGGATCCGACATAAAAATAAATTTAAAATTGACGCTCGAAGAAATTGCAAGAGGCACAACCAAAAAAATCAAACTGAAGAAATATATCAAATGCGATGCATGCGGCGGTTCCGGCGCAAAAGCCGGCACGGGACATAAGACCTGTACTGTATGCAACGGAAGCGGAGAAATTCGCCAGGTTTCCAAATCGATCTTCGGACAGTTCGTAAACATAACCACCTGTAATAATTGCGGCGGCTCAGGTAAAATTGTAGCCGAACCGTGCGTCAAATGCTCCGGCGACGGTCGTGTTTACGGCGAAACTACTATAAAAGTTAATGTTCCGGCGGGAGTGCACGAAGGCAGCTATATGACTCTGCGCGGAGAAGGAAACGCCGGCAAAAACGGCGGTCCGGCAGGCGATATAATAGTTGTTTTTCAGGAACAACCGCACGAATATTTTACGCGCGAAGGCGACGATGTTATTTACGAACTTACAATCAGTTTTCCGGAAGCTGTGCTCGGAACCGAAGTGGAAGTTCCAACCTTGACGGGTAGAGCCAAACTTAAAATTGAACCGGGAATACAACCGGGAAAATTTCTGCGTATGAGAGAAAAAGGAATTCAGCACCTCAACAGCCATGGAGCAGGCGATCAATTAGTACGCATTAACATACACGTACCTAAAAAAGTAAATGCAAAAGAAAAAGAACTCCTGAAAGAACTGTTGAATATGCCGAATATTAAAGTGGATAATTAA
- the hrcA gene encoding heat-inducible transcriptional repressor HrcA, with protein MSDYQLKDREKAILRFVIHQFILTANPVGSRNISKKYNIGLSPATIRNIMADLEELGYLDHPHTSAGRVPTDKGYRVYVDSLMEPPYLDRKTKEVIDANLNAHPSYETDDLLKITTSILSNLTDQLAMVTYPKIEQAKLERIQIVRLSSTRILVVVTIQSGLIRTITLELDAEIEEENIETVQLFLNERLSGLKFSEIRSTIAERIKDIDETKYKPIVRVFLDSVDRIFTDISSDKVVVKGAKNILKQPEFADHEQFQSVIELIENKDIIIHVLDKKRQTQKDDLVISIGKENQDEKLSEYSMITKEYKIGDLEGTVGIMGPKRMNYSKIIAAVVYIANQLTEELTKQR; from the coding sequence ATGTCAGATTATCAGTTAAAGGACAGGGAAAAGGCAATACTAAGGTTTGTGATTCATCAGTTCATATTGACCGCAAATCCGGTCGGCTCGAGGAATATTTCAAAAAAATATAATATCGGGCTGTCGCCGGCTACGATACGAAATATTATGGCTGACCTCGAAGAATTGGGATACCTGGACCATCCGCATACGTCTGCCGGACGGGTTCCGACAGACAAAGGGTATCGCGTTTACGTCGATTCGCTGATGGAACCGCCGTATCTCGACAGGAAAACGAAAGAGGTTATCGACGCCAATCTGAACGCGCATCCTTCTTATGAAACGGACGACCTGCTTAAAATTACGACCAGCATTTTGAGTAATCTTACCGATCAGCTGGCAATGGTAACCTATCCTAAAATTGAACAGGCAAAACTCGAAAGAATTCAGATTGTCCGTTTGTCGTCAACAAGAATTTTAGTGGTTGTTACCATTCAATCCGGTTTGATAAGAACCATAACCCTGGAGCTCGACGCCGAAATTGAAGAGGAAAATATTGAAACCGTTCAACTCTTTCTGAACGAAAGACTCTCCGGATTAAAGTTTTCCGAGATACGTTCTACTATTGCCGAAAGAATTAAAGATATCGACGAAACAAAATATAAGCCGATTGTCCGTGTTTTTCTCGATTCGGTTGATCGAATTTTTACTGACATCAGCAGCGACAAAGTAGTTGTAAAAGGCGCTAAGAATATACTTAAGCAGCCGGAGTTTGCCGATCACGAACAGTTTCAAAGCGTAATCGAGCTGATTGAAAACAAAGACATCATTATACATGTTCTCGATAAGAAGCGGCAAACCCAAAAAGACGACCTGGTTATTTCGATCGGAAAAGAAAACCAGGACGAAAAACTGAGCGAATACAGCATGATAACGAAAGAATATAAAATAGGAGACCTTGAGGGCACCGTTGGAATTATGGGTCCCAAAAGGATGAATTATTCTAAAATAATCGCAGCCGTGGTTTATATTGCAAATCAATTAACCGAGGAGTTAACAAAACAGAGATGA